Proteins found in one Paenibacillus dendritiformis genomic segment:
- a CDS encoding RelA/SpoT family protein, whose amino-acid sequence MGIDHLLEKASAYMKESDLDRVREAYLFAEQAHSGQVRKSGEPYILHPLAVADIVVSMQMDPTSVVAALLHDVVEDTSVSLEEVRTKFGNTCAMLVDGLTKLERIQFRSKEEQQNENYRKMFVAMANDIRVIVIKLADRLHNMRTLKYQSEESQRRIAYETLEIFCPIAHRLGISAIKWEMEDIALRYLNPQQYYRIANLMHKKRAEREQYIADVIGRIQEKLEEMGITADLSGRPKHIYSVYKKMTAKSKQFNEIYDLLAIRIIVDNIKDCYATLGIIHTLWKPMPGRFKDYIAMPKTNMYQSLHTTVIGPTGEPTEVQIRTWEMHRTAEYGIAAHWAYKEGGANSGSFEEKMTFLREILDLQQETNDAQEFVESLKMDFFSDLVFVFTPKGEVIELPAGSVPLDFAYRIHTEVGNRTIGAKVNGRIVPLDHQLKTGDIVEILTSKHSYGPSADWVKIAQSSHARSKIKQWFKKEKREENVQKGREGIERELKRLGLEPSAWMSDDKLLEVAKKFTFNDIEDMMSAIGFGGITASQIVTRLTEKLRKETEEANQIELTHEVKEVKKEPERKPRPAHGVRVEGIDNLLVRFARCCNPVPGDEIVGYVTRGRGVSIHRADCLNIPTTIDGEEAERIIDVQWGDSSEANYSVDIEITGMDRRGFLNEVLQAVSESKTNIAAVSGRSDRNRLAMIHMTILIRNTDHLHSVVEKIKRVKDVYTVQRIMQ is encoded by the coding sequence ATGGGCATCGATCATTTATTAGAGAAGGCCTCGGCGTATATGAAAGAATCGGATCTGGATCGCGTCCGTGAAGCGTATCTGTTCGCGGAGCAGGCTCATTCGGGGCAGGTCCGGAAATCCGGTGAACCCTATATATTGCACCCTCTGGCTGTCGCCGACATCGTCGTGAGCATGCAGATGGATCCGACTTCCGTCGTAGCGGCGCTGCTGCATGATGTCGTGGAGGACACATCCGTCTCCCTGGAGGAAGTGCGCACCAAATTCGGAAATACATGCGCGATGCTGGTCGATGGATTAACGAAGCTCGAACGGATTCAGTTCCGGTCCAAGGAAGAGCAGCAGAACGAGAATTACCGGAAAATGTTCGTGGCCATGGCCAATGATATCCGCGTTATCGTCATCAAGCTGGCGGACCGGCTTCACAATATGCGGACGCTGAAGTACCAATCGGAAGAGAGTCAACGGCGCATCGCCTACGAGACATTGGAAATCTTCTGTCCCATCGCCCACCGGCTCGGAATCTCGGCCATCAAGTGGGAGATGGAAGACATTGCGCTTCGCTATTTGAATCCGCAGCAGTATTACCGCATTGCCAACCTCATGCACAAGAAGCGCGCCGAGCGGGAGCAGTATATTGCCGACGTTATCGGGCGCATCCAGGAGAAGCTGGAGGAGATGGGCATTACCGCCGATCTGTCCGGCCGACCGAAGCATATATACAGCGTCTACAAAAAAATGACGGCCAAGAGCAAGCAGTTCAATGAAATCTATGATCTGCTGGCGATTCGGATCATCGTCGACAATATCAAAGATTGCTATGCCACCCTCGGCATTATCCACACGCTCTGGAAGCCGATGCCGGGCCGGTTCAAGGACTATATCGCGATGCCGAAGACGAATATGTACCAGTCGCTCCACACGACCGTCATCGGTCCGACGGGGGAACCGACCGAGGTGCAGATTCGGACCTGGGAGATGCACCGCACGGCCGAGTACGGGATTGCGGCCCACTGGGCGTACAAAGAGGGCGGAGCCAATTCGGGCAGCTTCGAAGAGAAGATGACGTTCCTGCGCGAAATTCTCGATTTGCAGCAGGAGACGAACGACGCGCAGGAATTCGTCGAATCGCTCAAAATGGATTTTTTCTCGGATTTGGTGTTTGTATTCACGCCCAAAGGAGAAGTCATCGAGCTTCCGGCCGGATCCGTGCCGCTTGATTTCGCGTACCGCATCCATACCGAGGTCGGGAACCGGACAATCGGGGCGAAGGTGAATGGCCGCATCGTGCCGCTCGATCACCAGCTGAAGACCGGCGATATCGTCGAGATTTTGACGTCCAAGCATTCTTACGGGCCGAGCGCGGACTGGGTCAAAATCGCGCAGTCGTCGCATGCGCGCTCCAAAATCAAGCAGTGGTTCAAAAAAGAGAAGCGGGAAGAGAACGTTCAAAAGGGACGCGAAGGCATCGAACGGGAATTGAAGCGGCTGGGGCTGGAGCCGTCGGCCTGGATGAGCGACGACAAGCTGCTCGAGGTCGCGAAGAAATTCACCTTCAACGATATCGAGGACATGATGTCCGCGATCGGCTTCGGCGGCATTACCGCCTCCCAGATCGTGACCCGCTTGACGGAAAAGCTGCGCAAGGAAACGGAAGAGGCCAATCAGATTGAATTGACCCACGAGGTCAAGGAAGTCAAGAAGGAGCCGGAGCGCAAACCCCGGCCCGCGCATGGCGTCAGAGTGGAAGGCATCGACAATTTGCTCGTTCGCTTCGCCCGCTGCTGCAATCCGGTGCCTGGCGACGAGATCGTCGGGTATGTTACCCGCGGACGGGGCGTCTCGATCCACCGGGCCGACTGCCTGAACATCCCGACGACGATCGACGGGGAAGAGGCGGAACGGATCATCGATGTGCAGTGGGGCGATTCCTCCGAAGCGAATTACAGTGTCGACATCGAGATTACCGGCATGGATCGGAGAGGCTTCCTCAATGAGGTGCTGCAGGCCGTCTCCGAGAGCAAGACGAATATCGCCGCCGTCTCGGGCCGTTCGGATCGCAACCGGCTGGCGATGATTCATATGACGATTCTTATCCGCAATACCGACCATCTCCATTCGGTGGTCGAGAAGATTAAGCGTGTGAAGGACGTGTATACGGTGCAGCGGATCATGCAGTGA
- a CDS encoding flagellar basal body rod protein yields MKRIQAYTRTEDEAETLRIQLIAAGATNIEVGELGGPLGSKQMLFAPFITGNANGSAYNGGISAVGPGGIVRTRDDGQEALTTTPATDLTGNEGGEDIASSERMEPPDGLRYVVTAKADEADYHDAVRLIRENGGYFDPGEEG; encoded by the coding sequence ATGAAACGAATTCAGGCATATACGCGGACGGAGGACGAGGCGGAGACGCTGCGGATACAGCTTATCGCGGCAGGCGCCACGAATATCGAGGTCGGGGAGCTGGGAGGCCCGCTTGGCAGCAAGCAGATGCTGTTCGCCCCGTTCATAACCGGCAATGCGAATGGCTCCGCTTATAACGGCGGCATATCGGCCGTAGGCCCGGGCGGCATCGTGAGGACGCGCGACGACGGTCAGGAGGCGCTCACGACGACCCCCGCCACGGATTTGACCGGTAACGAAGGGGGTGAGGACATCGCTTCCTCCGAACGGATGGAGCCGCCGGACGGGCTGCGCTATGTCGTCACCGCGAAGGCGGATGAAGCGGACTATCATGACGCCGTCCGGCTTATCCGCGAGAATGGCGGATATTTCGATCCGGGAGAAGAGGGCTAA
- the dtd gene encoding D-aminoacyl-tRNA deacylase produces MRIVVQRCKEAAVTVEEETVGSIGPGLMLLVGVTHEDMEQDAIWAADKIAGLRIFEDESEKMNLSVQDVGGAILSVSQFTLFGDCRKGRRPNFMAAARPEQAERLYESFNERLRGLGLAVETGRFGAMMDVQLVNWGPVTLIVDSRE; encoded by the coding sequence ATGCGAATCGTGGTTCAGCGGTGCAAGGAAGCCGCGGTAACGGTTGAGGAAGAGACGGTCGGGAGCATCGGCCCAGGCTTGATGCTGCTCGTCGGCGTAACGCATGAGGATATGGAGCAGGACGCGATCTGGGCGGCCGACAAAATTGCCGGGCTGCGCATTTTCGAGGATGAATCGGAGAAGATGAATCTGTCGGTTCAGGATGTAGGAGGCGCGATATTGTCCGTCTCGCAATTCACCCTGTTCGGCGACTGCCGCAAAGGACGGCGCCCCAACTTCATGGCTGCCGCGCGGCCGGAGCAGGCGGAGCGGCTCTATGAGAGCTTCAATGAGCGGCTGCGCGGGCTGGGGCTCGCTGTGGAGACCGGCCGCTTCGGAGCAATGATGGATGTGCAGCTGGTGAACTGGGGGCCGGTCACGCTCATCGTGGACAGCCGGGAGTAG
- a CDS encoding coproporphyrinogen III oxidase: MRITVIANEAAFERSLIHIVQLFIEQPEVTYQVSQQPEAERAEEAEAVIRLVQTDPEAGLAPESFPLAAAGRVHVRAALERKDGPSLEAVNERPCPAGATYEQYRKQVKNAFSHALLQVLTAWTGMEQPWGILTGVRPTKLMHEARRRGLSQDEAKKMLREEYLITDSKIALMEQIVERQLTALPDLDQLQNQLSIYIGIPFCPTKCAYCTFPAYDINGRQGSVDSFLGGLHYEMREIGRFLKERNIPITTIYYGGGTPTSITAEEMDMLYEEMMTSFPNVEKVREITVEAGRPDTITPEKLDVLRKWNIDRISINPQSYIQETLDIIGRHHSVEETVEKYKLARELGMNNINMDLIIGLPGEGTAEFAHTLRETEQLMPESVTVHTLSFKRASEMTRHRGEEKFKVAGREEVERMMTMAAEWTGANGYVPYYLYRQKNILGNLENVGYAMPGTESLYNILIIEEIQSILGLGCGASSKWVHPQTGAITRFANPKEPKVYNDNYVEVTRKKIEMMKELFREA, from the coding sequence ATGCGCATTACAGTAATCGCCAATGAAGCGGCGTTTGAACGTTCGCTTATTCATATTGTTCAATTGTTCATCGAGCAGCCGGAGGTCACATATCAGGTAAGCCAGCAGCCGGAGGCAGAGCGGGCGGAGGAAGCCGAGGCGGTCATCCGTCTCGTGCAGACTGACCCGGAGGCCGGGCTCGCGCCCGAATCGTTCCCGCTCGCGGCAGCGGGCCGCGTTCATGTCCGGGCTGCGCTGGAGCGGAAGGACGGCCCTTCGCTGGAAGCCGTCAATGAACGTCCGTGTCCTGCGGGAGCGACCTATGAGCAGTACCGCAAGCAGGTGAAGAATGCATTCTCCCATGCGCTGCTGCAGGTGCTGACCGCATGGACCGGCATGGAGCAGCCGTGGGGCATTCTGACCGGCGTCCGTCCGACGAAGCTGATGCATGAGGCCCGGCGGCGCGGACTGTCGCAGGACGAGGCGAAGAAGATGCTTCGCGAAGAATATTTGATAACGGACAGCAAGATCGCGCTGATGGAACAGATTGTGGAACGCCAGCTGACGGCACTGCCCGATCTGGATCAGCTTCAGAATCAGCTAAGCATTTATATCGGAATCCCGTTCTGTCCGACCAAATGCGCCTATTGCACCTTCCCGGCCTACGACATCAACGGGCGTCAAGGCTCGGTCGATTCGTTCCTTGGCGGGCTTCACTATGAAATGCGCGAGATCGGACGCTTCCTGAAGGAACGGAATATTCCAATAACGACGATATACTATGGCGGTGGAACTCCGACCAGCATCACGGCGGAAGAGATGGATATGCTGTATGAGGAAATGATGACCTCCTTCCCCAATGTGGAGAAGGTGCGGGAGATTACGGTCGAGGCGGGACGCCCGGATACGATCACGCCGGAGAAGCTGGATGTGCTGCGGAAGTGGAATATCGATCGCATCAGCATCAATCCGCAGTCTTATATTCAGGAGACGCTCGATATTATCGGCCGCCATCACAGCGTGGAAGAGACCGTGGAGAAATACAAGCTGGCGCGCGAACTCGGCATGAATAATATCAATATGGATCTCATTATCGGGCTCCCGGGGGAAGGGACGGCAGAGTTCGCCCATACGCTGCGGGAGACGGAACAGCTCATGCCGGAATCGGTGACGGTCCATACGCTGTCGTTCAAGCGCGCCTCTGAGATGACCCGCCACCGCGGCGAGGAGAAATTCAAAGTGGCCGGCCGGGAAGAAGTGGAGCGGATGATGACGATGGCGGCGGAATGGACGGGGGCGAACGGCTATGTTCCGTATTATTTGTACCGCCAGAAAAATATCCTCGGCAACCTGGAAAATGTCGGCTATGCGATGCCGGGAACCGAGAGTCTGTATAATATTCTCATTATCGAAGAAATTCAATCGATTCTGGGCCTGGGCTGCGGCGCATCCTCCAAATGGGTGCATCCGCAAACCGGCGCGATTACCCGCTTCGCCAACCCGAAGGAACCGAAAGTATACAATGACAATTATGTGGAAGTGACGCGCAAAAAAATAGAAATGATGAAGGAATTGTTCAGGGAGGCCTAA